In Calonectris borealis chromosome 20, bCalBor7.hap1.2, whole genome shotgun sequence, a genomic segment contains:
- the GALR2 gene encoding galanin receptor type 2: MNGSAAGSGVGWQPELVIIPLVYLVIFLVGTVGNCLVLAVLLRNRQVKSTTNLFILNLGVADLFFILFCIPFQATIYTLEGWVFGPFMCKAVHFFIYLTMYASSFTLATVSLDRYLAIRYPLHSRELRTPRNALTAICFIWGLSFIFSGPYLSYYQEFQLANLTVCHPIWEISQRKVMDICTFIFSYIIPVLILSLTYVRTVRYLWKSVDPLQDMSESKKAKRKVTRMIIIVAVLFCLCWLPHHLVILCVWFGYFPLNHATYVLRILSHLISYANSCVNPIVYALVSKHFRKGFRKIFICLLHKKTGNKVHVAQVTNTASVLEAELSEVTHISKALPGCSSLRCKVPAQPWGEAEPLGHQQKADGSFITYHVT, from the exons ATGAACGGCTCGGCGGCGGGCTCCGGCGTGGGCTGGCAGCCCGAGTTGGTGATCATCCCCCTGGTGTACCTCGTCATCTTCCTCGTGGGCACGGTGGGCAACTGCCTGGTCCTGGCCGTGCTGCTGCGCAACAGGCAGGTGAAGAGCACCACCAACCTCTTCATCCTCAACCTGGGGGTGGCCGAcctcttcttcatcctcttctgcaTTCCCTTCCAAGCCACCATCTACACCCTGGAGGGCTGGGTGTTCGGGCCCTTCATGTGCAAGGCCGTCCACTTCTTTATCTACCTCACGATGTACGCCAGCAGCTTCACCCTGGCCACCGTCTCCCTCGACAG GTATTTGGCCATACGATACCCCCTGCACTCGAGGGAGCTGAGGACGCCCAGGAATGCCCTCACAGCCATCTGCTTCATCTGGGGGCTTTCCTTCATCTTCTCGGGCCCTTACCTCAGCTACTACCAGGAGTTCCAGTTGGCCAACCTGACCGTCTGCCACCCCATCTGGGAGATCTCCCAGCGCAAGGTCATGGACATCTGCACCTTCATCTTCAGCTACATCATCCCAGTGCTGATCCTGAGCCTCACTTACGTGCGGACTGTTCGTTACCTGTGGAAGTCTGTAGACCCTCTCCAAGACATGTCGGAGTCCAAGAAGGCCAAGCGAAAGGTCACCAGGATGATCATCATTGTAGCCGTCCTCTTCTGCCTCTGTTGGCTGCCCCATCACCTCGTCATCCTCTGCGTCTGGTTTGGGTACTTCCCCCTCAATCATGCTACGTACGTGCTCCGCATCCTCTCGCATCTCATCTCCTACGCCAACTCCTGCGTGAACCCCATTGTCTACGCCCTGGTCTCCAAACACTTCCGCAAGGGCTTCAGGAAGATCTTCATCTGCCTCTTGCACAAGAAGACAGGCAACAAGGTGCACGTGGCCCAAGTGACGAACACCGCCAGCGTGTTGGAGGCAGAGCTCAGCGAGGTGACCCACATCAGCAAagccctgcccggctgctcctCGCTGCGCTGCaaggtcccagcccagccctggggggaggcagagccgcTGGGACATCAGCAGAAAGCAGATGGCTCCTTCATCACCTACCATGTCACCTAG